The following proteins are encoded in a genomic region of Candidatus Diapherotrites archaeon:
- a CDS encoding ABC transporter ATP-binding protein, with protein sequence MIPGWKYIRAHRKTLALALGLATINQVFSLLDPLIFRFIIDDYATNIETIPPDAFLSGVLLLLAASVGVAFVSRTAKTFQEYYVSLITQKVGTTMYAHSVSHTFSLPYGVFEDRRSGEILQKLQKARTDTQGAIESFIGVLFLSAVGIIFVLGYAFTVHWMVGAAFVTMIPLLGGFTFIMSQRIKQAQKGIVTESAELAGSTTETLRNVELVKSMGLEHQEITRLNEVNERILGLELTKVKLVRTLAFIQGTTINLLRTGLLFLMLWLVFQGEITLGALFSLLFYSFFIFGPLSDLGRVAQAYQEAKASNEALDEVLSIPPEAKPARPILIPHIQTIEFQDVSFKYASSTIPSVNGASFKLNAGDVVAFAGASGSGKTTLAKLMVGLYTPSRGKILFNGKDSARVDFDSLRKRVGLVSQETQLFAGTIRENLLFVNPQATDEDCLRVLEQANIMGIVHRGDKGLDTKIGEGGIKISGGERQRLAIARALLRDPDLIIFDEATSSLDSISERAITHTIQEIKKKRPHLICVLIAHRLSTITHADTIFVLERGGIEEVGNHSQLVRKKGLYFAFWRQQSGEITSPVAEAETL encoded by the coding sequence ATGATTCCGGGCTGGAAATACATCCGCGCGCACCGGAAGACCCTGGCACTCGCCCTGGGCCTCGCGACCATCAACCAGGTCTTTTCCCTCCTGGATCCGCTCATTTTCCGATTCATCATCGATGATTACGCCACCAACATCGAAACTATTCCCCCTGATGCATTTCTGTCGGGGGTGCTATTGCTATTAGCCGCTTCGGTAGGCGTGGCATTCGTCTCCCGCACGGCCAAAACATTCCAGGAATATTACGTGAGCCTCATCACTCAAAAAGTGGGCACCACTATGTACGCCCACTCAGTGAGTCATACATTCTCCCTCCCCTATGGGGTTTTTGAGGACCGGCGATCGGGGGAGATTTTGCAGAAGCTCCAGAAGGCGCGCACCGACACGCAAGGGGCTATCGAGAGCTTCATCGGGGTGCTCTTCCTGTCCGCGGTGGGAATTATTTTCGTTTTAGGTTACGCCTTCACCGTTCACTGGATGGTGGGCGCCGCATTCGTGACCATGATTCCTCTTCTGGGGGGATTTACTTTCATCATGTCGCAACGCATCAAGCAGGCGCAGAAGGGTATTGTCACGGAATCTGCTGAACTGGCCGGGAGCACCACCGAAACCCTGCGCAATGTCGAATTGGTGAAGAGCATGGGATTAGAGCACCAAGAAATCACGCGCCTCAATGAGGTGAATGAACGTATTTTGGGATTGGAACTCACCAAAGTGAAGCTCGTGCGCACCCTGGCCTTTATTCAGGGAACAACGATCAACCTATTGCGCACGGGACTACTATTCCTCATGCTCTGGTTGGTTTTCCAGGGGGAAATTACGCTCGGAGCGCTCTTCTCCTTACTCTTCTACTCCTTTTTCATATTCGGCCCCCTCTCGGATTTAGGACGCGTGGCCCAGGCCTACCAAGAGGCGAAAGCAAGCAATGAGGCCCTGGATGAAGTGTTATCCATCCCCCCTGAGGCCAAACCCGCACGACCCATCCTCATTCCCCATATCCAAACCATCGAATTCCAGGATGTGTCATTCAAGTACGCATCCTCAACCATCCCTTCGGTAAATGGAGCCTCGTTCAAGCTGAATGCGGGGGATGTGGTGGCATTCGCGGGCGCCTCCGGGAGTGGGAAGACCACGCTCGCCAAACTCATGGTGGGGTTATACACCCCTTCCCGGGGAAAAATACTCTTCAATGGAAAGGATTCCGCGCGCGTGGATTTTGATTCTTTACGGAAGCGAGTGGGATTGGTATCGCAGGAGACCCAATTGTTTGCCGGGACGATACGGGAAAACCTGTTGTTCGTCAACCCCCAGGCCACGGATGAGGATTGCCTGCGGGTGTTGGAACAAGCTAATATCATGGGGATCGTGCATCGTGGGGACAAGGGGCTAGACACCAAAATAGGGGAAGGAGGCATCAAGATTTCTGGAGGGGAACGGCAACGCCTGGCGATCGCCCGCGCCCTCCTGCGCGACCCCGATCTCATCATATTCGACGAGGCCACCTCCTCATTGGATTCCATTTCAGAGCGGGCCATCACGCACACGATTCAAGAAATAAAAAAGAAGCGCCCTCACCTCATCTGCGTGCTCATCGCCCACCGATTATCCACCATTACCCATGCGGACACCATATTCGTGCTCGAGCGCGGCGGCATTGAAGAGGTTGGCAACCACTCCCAATTGGTGAGGAAGAAAGGATTGTATTTTGCGTTCTGGCGCCAGCAGAGCGGGGAAATTACCTCGCCCGTCGCCGAGGCGGAGACCCTCTAG
- a CDS encoding M3 family oligoendopeptidase produces the protein MPPETLPTWDLKTLFLNDTKLEEAISELRKEGREFQKYRNMLPKATPALIEEILRRKERMSTIGSRIGGYSNMLFSTNTTDEKVKALESRLSLMGAEVGNQTMFFGLWWMGLPKEKAQALLPKNPEYRHTLLEMRKFSPHMLSEKEEQLANLKDTTGEEALVKLYDIITNEFTFPWEKEGKTVMVPEEEIRAYIKHPNPKYRVRAYQRLWETYGAHNPVLGEIYRNLVLDVWNENVGLRKYERPISARNLGNNLTDKMVDTFLGVCRKNTKIFQDYFQWKTKELGVDYSRYHIYAPLPQPEKKWGFEEGYKHVMAAYRGFSPRMEKEAHRVLTQNRMDVPIRKGKRGGAYCAGITPEETSFVLLNWAGNYTDVSTLAHELGHAVHNHLSSSHSILNHHAPLPLAETASTFGEMLLADRMMEQNKEEGFTRYMLAHQVDDAYASIPRQAFFSLFEMEAFDLIREGKTIPDIHDAYKKNLQEQLGSMHLPENVSNEWTMIQHFFHYPFYVYAYAFGQLLVYALWEMYQEEGKSFVPRYETFLSYGGSEDPEKMLLEIGFDPNKKASWQKGFDLLEAKVKKLKAL, from the coding sequence ATGCCCCCCGAAACCCTCCCCACATGGGATTTGAAAACCCTTTTTTTGAATGACACTAAACTTGAGGAAGCCATCTCGGAACTTAGGAAAGAAGGCCGGGAATTCCAGAAATACCGAAATATGCTCCCGAAGGCAACCCCCGCGCTGATAGAGGAGATCCTCCGGAGGAAAGAACGGATGTCCACTATTGGCAGCCGTATTGGGGGGTACAGCAATATGCTGTTTTCGACCAACACGACAGATGAAAAGGTCAAGGCCCTCGAATCCCGTTTATCCCTCATGGGGGCGGAAGTTGGAAATCAGACCATGTTCTTCGGGTTGTGGTGGATGGGATTGCCTAAAGAAAAGGCCCAGGCGCTGTTGCCCAAAAATCCCGAATACCGTCACACCCTCCTGGAGATGCGCAAGTTCTCCCCACACATGCTTAGCGAGAAGGAAGAACAACTGGCCAACCTCAAAGATACCACGGGAGAAGAAGCATTAGTGAAGCTCTATGACATCATCACCAATGAATTCACGTTTCCTTGGGAAAAGGAAGGGAAAACCGTGATGGTTCCTGAAGAGGAAATCCGCGCTTACATCAAACACCCTAATCCAAAATATCGGGTGAGGGCCTATCAGCGGCTGTGGGAAACCTATGGCGCTCATAACCCGGTGCTGGGAGAAATTTATAGAAACCTCGTCCTGGATGTATGGAATGAGAATGTGGGGTTGAGGAAATACGAACGCCCCATCAGCGCCCGCAACCTGGGAAACAACCTCACGGACAAGATGGTGGATACCTTCCTGGGGGTGTGCCGGAAAAATACTAAAATATTCCAGGATTATTTCCAATGGAAAACAAAAGAATTAGGAGTAGACTACTCCCGTTATCATATTTATGCGCCCCTCCCCCAACCGGAGAAAAAATGGGGATTCGAGGAGGGCTATAAACACGTCATGGCGGCCTACCGCGGTTTCTCTCCCCGCATGGAAAAAGAAGCGCACCGCGTTCTAACCCAAAATCGAATGGATGTCCCCATCCGAAAGGGAAAACGGGGAGGCGCGTATTGCGCCGGCATTACTCCAGAGGAAACCAGTTTTGTCCTCCTGAATTGGGCAGGGAATTATACCGATGTCTCCACCCTCGCCCACGAATTGGGTCACGCAGTGCACAATCACCTTTCCTCCTCCCACAGTATTCTCAACCATCATGCCCCCCTTCCATTGGCAGAAACCGCCTCCACCTTTGGAGAAATGCTTTTGGCGGATAGGATGATGGAACAGAATAAGGAGGAAGGATTCACTCGCTATATGCTCGCGCACCAGGTGGACGACGCCTATGCTTCCATCCCCCGACAGGCCTTTTTCAGCCTATTCGAGATGGAAGCCTTTGACTTGATACGGGAGGGGAAGACCATCCCGGATATTCATGACGCCTATAAGAAAAACCTGCAGGAACAATTGGGAAGCATGCACCTCCCTGAAAACGTGTCGAATGAATGGACGATGATCCAGCATTTCTTTCATTACCCTTTCTATGTGTACGCGTACGCCTTCGGACAATTGCTCGTGTACGCGCTCTGGGAAATGTACCAGGAGGAAGGAAAATCCTTCGTCCCGCGATATGAAACATTCCTATCCTATGGCGGGAGCGAGGACCCGGAAAAAATGCTCCTCGAAATAGGATTCGACCCCAACAAAAAGGCGAGCTGGCAGAAAGGATTCGACCTATTGGAAGCCAAAGTGAAAAAGCTGAAGGCGCTCTAA
- a CDS encoding class I SAM-dependent methyltransferase, with product MEPYKEETKQAYELYPEIYEKKSEIHFRNFVRPLADAFISHLRGRTIIDLGSGPGTHAEYFYHKGLDVMCVDYSPEMLKRCAAKGVRTQLADIEEFRMPPNTVDGVWAYTSLLHIQKENIPQVIRNISDMLKGGGLLGVAFFGGYGEKFIEVPLMPGVKRWYSFFTDAEARSLFNQRFDVLEGKTAVVPDGKVYLNYLFRKRPG from the coding sequence ATGGAACCCTATAAGGAAGAGACAAAACAGGCCTATGAGTTGTATCCGGAGATTTATGAAAAGAAGTCGGAAATCCATTTCAGAAATTTCGTTCGCCCATTGGCCGATGCCTTCATATCTCACCTTAGGGGGCGCACCATCATCGATTTGGGATCGGGGCCGGGGACGCATGCGGAATACTTTTACCATAAAGGTTTGGATGTGATGTGCGTAGATTATTCTCCCGAGATGCTCAAGCGGTGTGCGGCCAAGGGGGTGCGTACTCAATTGGCCGACATCGAGGAATTCCGAATGCCTCCCAATACAGTGGATGGGGTTTGGGCCTACACCTCCCTTCTCCATATTCAGAAAGAAAACATCCCCCAGGTCATCCGAAATATTAGTGATATGTTGAAAGGCGGCGGTTTGTTAGGGGTGGCCTTCTTCGGTGGGTACGGCGAAAAATTCATCGAGGTCCCTCTTATGCCGGGAGTGAAGCGCTGGTACAGCTTCTTCACGGATGCGGAAGCCCGTTCCCTTTTCAACCAACGATTTGACGTACTCGAAGGGAAAACCGCGGTCGTCCCTGATGGGAAAGTGTACCTCAATTATCTCTTTCGCAAGCGCCCGGGGTGA
- a CDS encoding tRNA-dihydrouridine synthase family protein, protein MPSTSYAGLSLESPAVLAPMSGVSTLPFRLLCKELGAGLTYTEFASAMAITRNMNGTASNNKVFNRIRTVREEHPVGVQLFAPEEKDLCTAIDFVEKDFDLVDINFGCPSPKITGGGCGAYLLKDPDKLISLIKAAVSVSKKPVTCKMRMGWDKPVLHSFVKKIEEVGVQGIALHARTAQQGYSGAADWEYIKRIKSLVSIPLIGNGDVRTAQGVREKLDNGYCDLVMLGRSAWNRPELFREIVGNPIPSKRELLARYFQLCQAHPNTDLIDIKAQVSGMLSGLPHIKSHRMRVMAGKDLSHVQEMTLAAI, encoded by the coding sequence ATGCCCTCCACTTCCTACGCCGGCCTCTCCCTTGAAAGTCCGGCCGTGTTGGCCCCCATGTCGGGGGTTTCCACTCTTCCTTTCCGCCTGCTTTGCAAAGAGCTGGGGGCGGGATTAACTTACACGGAGTTTGCGTCCGCCATGGCTATTACACGAAACATGAATGGCACGGCCTCCAACAACAAAGTGTTTAATCGGATTCGCACCGTGAGGGAGGAACACCCAGTAGGGGTGCAATTGTTCGCCCCCGAGGAAAAGGATTTGTGCACGGCCATCGATTTTGTCGAAAAGGATTTCGATTTGGTGGATATCAATTTTGGTTGTCCTTCCCCCAAAATTACGGGGGGTGGGTGTGGGGCATATTTGTTGAAAGATCCTGACAAACTGATTTCGCTCATTAAAGCGGCGGTTTCCGTTTCTAAAAAACCGGTCACCTGCAAGATGCGCATGGGGTGGGATAAGCCAGTATTGCATTCCTTTGTTAAAAAGATTGAGGAGGTGGGAGTGCAGGGCATTGCCCTTCATGCGCGTACCGCCCAGCAGGGTTATTCTGGAGCTGCGGATTGGGAATATATTAAGCGCATCAAATCCCTAGTTTCCATTCCCCTCATCGGAAATGGGGATGTGCGCACCGCGCAGGGGGTGCGGGAGAAACTGGATAACGGCTATTGCGATCTCGTCATGCTCGGTCGGTCGGCGTGGAACCGCCCTGAATTGTTCAGGGAAATCGTTGGCAATCCCATTCCCTCCAAACGGGAATTGTTGGCGCGCTATTTCCAACTTTGCCAGGCGCACCCTAATACGGATTTAATTGACATCAAGGCCCAGGTTTCTGGCATGCTCTCCGGCCTTCCGCATATTAAATCCCATCGTATGAGGGTCATGGCGGGAAAGGATTTGTCGCACGTCCAAGAGATGACACTGGCCGCGATTTGA